A window from Streptomyces sp. NBC_00271 encodes these proteins:
- a CDS encoding Stp1/IreP family PP2C-type Ser/Thr phosphatase, whose product MYPEPTGEVRMSLSLRFAAGSHKGMIREGNEDSGYAGPRLLAIADGMGGQAAGEVASSEVISTIVALDDDVPGSDILTSLGTAVQRANDQLRMMVEEDPQLEGMGTTLTALLWTGQRLGLVHVGDSRAYLLRDGVLTQITQDHTWVQRLVDEGRITEEEATTHPQRSLLMRALGSGDHVEPDLSIREVRAGDRYLICSDGLSGVVSHQTMEDTLASYQGPQETVQNLIELALRGGGPDNITVIVADVLDIDSGDTLAAQLSDTPVVVGAVAENQHQHQLHDNGAMQTPAGRASSLGRPVPGQGGGGEFGPPGSGDTTGYVSTGGYGDYSDEDFVKPSAGRKWLKRSLYTTLALAVIGGGLYGGYRWTQTQYYVGTQDEHVALYRGISQDLAWVSLSKVEKDHPEIELKYLPPYQQKQVKATIAEGGLQNAQKKISELATQASACKKDAERRTVDSQNNAKTGTGQAGGTTGTTSTSLTSKATSSPSATPNPSSSAPSSKPSTSAAPTPTPGPSLSDEEQKLVSLCGKQ is encoded by the coding sequence ATGTACCCGGAGCCGACGGGCGAGGTGCGCATGAGTCTGTCACTGCGCTTCGCCGCCGGATCGCACAAAGGCATGATCCGCGAGGGCAACGAGGACTCCGGTTACGCCGGTCCCCGCCTACTCGCGATCGCCGACGGCATGGGCGGCCAGGCCGCCGGTGAGGTCGCCTCCTCCGAGGTGATCTCCACCATCGTCGCGCTCGACGACGACGTCCCGGGCTCCGACATCCTCACCTCGCTGGGCACCGCCGTGCAGCGTGCCAACGATCAGCTGCGGATGATGGTCGAGGAGGACCCCCAGCTGGAGGGCATGGGGACCACCCTCACCGCACTCCTGTGGACCGGTCAGCGCCTCGGCCTCGTGCACGTCGGCGACTCGCGCGCGTACCTCCTGCGTGACGGCGTCCTCACGCAGATCACCCAGGACCACACGTGGGTGCAGCGCCTCGTCGACGAGGGCCGCATCACCGAAGAGGAAGCCACCACCCACCCGCAGCGCTCCCTCCTGATGCGCGCGCTGGGCAGCGGCGACCACGTCGAGCCGGACCTCTCCATCCGCGAAGTCCGCGCCGGCGACCGCTACTTGATCTGCTCCGACGGCCTGTCCGGCGTCGTCTCCCATCAGACGATGGAGGACACGCTCGCCAGCTACCAGGGCCCGCAGGAGACCGTCCAGAACCTCATCGAGCTCGCGCTGCGCGGCGGCGGCCCCGACAACATCACCGTCATCGTCGCCGACGTCCTCGACATCGACTCCGGCGACACCCTCGCCGCACAGCTCTCCGACACCCCGGTCGTGGTCGGCGCGGTCGCCGAGAACCAGCACCAGCACCAGCTGCACGACAACGGCGCCATGCAGACCCCCGCGGGCCGCGCCTCCAGCCTCGGCCGTCCGGTGCCCGGACAGGGCGGTGGCGGCGAGTTCGGCCCGCCCGGCAGTGGCGACACCACCGGTTACGTCTCGACGGGCGGCTACGGCGACTACTCCGACGAGGACTTCGTCAAGCCGAGCGCCGGACGCAAGTGGCTGAAGAGATCCCTTTACACCACGCTGGCCCTCGCCGTCATCGGCGGCGGTCTGTACGGCGGCTACCGGTGGACGCAGACGCAGTACTACGTCGGCACCCAGGACGAGCACGTCGCGCTGTACCGCGGGATCAGCCAGGACCTGGCCTGGGTCTCGCTCTCGAAGGTGGAGAAGGATCACCCCGAGATCGAACTCAAGTACCTGCCGCCGTACCAGCAGAAGCAGGTCAAGGCGACGATCGCGGAGGGCGGCCTCCAGAACGCCCAGAAGAAGATCAGCGAGCTCGCCACACAGGCCTCCGCGTGCAAGAAGGACGCCGAGCGCCGCACCGTCGACAGCCAGAACAACGCGAAGACCGGCACGGGCCAGGCAGGTGGAACCACGGGAACCACATCCACCTCTCTGACGTCCAAGGCCACGTCCAGCCCGTCCGCGACGCCGAACCCATCGAGCTCGGCACCGTCTTCGAAACCGTCCACATCCGCCGCACCCACTCCCACACCCGGCCCCAGCCTCTCCGACGAGGAGCAGAAGCTGGTCTCGCTGTGCGGTAAGCAGTAA
- a CDS encoding FHA domain-containing protein FhaB/FipA, whose amino-acid sequence MSELTLTVMRLGFLAVLWLFVIVAVQVIRSDLFGTRVTQRGSRRDASRPQQAARQTTPPPQRQQQAAPPSGGGGRQRRGAPTKLVVSEGTLTGTTVALQGQTITLGRAHDSTIVLDDDYASSRHARIYPDRDGQWIVEDLGSTNGTYLDRSRLTTPTPVPLGAPIRIGKTVIELRK is encoded by the coding sequence ATGTCAGAGCTGACCCTCACGGTCATGCGGCTGGGTTTCCTGGCCGTACTGTGGCTGTTCGTGATCGTGGCCGTGCAGGTCATCCGCAGCGACCTGTTCGGAACGCGCGTCACACAGCGCGGCTCGCGCAGGGACGCCTCCAGGCCGCAGCAGGCCGCGCGCCAAACCACACCACCTCCGCAGCGCCAGCAGCAGGCGGCGCCGCCGAGCGGCGGCGGTGGCCGACAGCGCCGCGGCGCCCCCACCAAGCTGGTCGTCTCCGAGGGCACTCTCACGGGAACGACCGTCGCGCTGCAGGGGCAGACCATCACCCTGGGCCGCGCGCACGACAGCACCATCGTGCTGGACGACGACTACGCGTCCAGCCGCCATGCCAGGATCTACCCGGACCGGGACGGCCAGTGGATCGTCGAGGACCTCGGCTCCACCAATGGCACGTATCTCGACCGGAGCCGACTGACGACTCCCACGCCCGTTCCGCTGGGCGCGCCGATCCGCATCGGCAAGACCGTCATCGAGCTGCGGAAGTAG
- a CDS encoding FhaA domain-containing protein, which yields MGVLKKFEQRLEGLVNGTFAKVFKSEVQPVEIAGALQRECDNNATIWNRDRTVVPNDFIVELSTPDFERLSPYSGQLGDELAGMVRDYAKQQRYTFMGPIKVHLEKADDLDTGLYRVRSRTLASSTDQQAPERAPAGPPPGRPGGYGYPAAAPSAGPTGAPPMPSAPPPGVRPGPSPMGSRPGAAPGPAAGGRMRHWIEVNGARHQISRPTLVLGRSTEADVRIDDPGVSRRHCEIRTGTPSTIQDLGSTNGIVVDGQHTTRATLRDGSRIVVGSTTIIYRQAEG from the coding sequence ATGGGAGTCCTGAAGAAGTTCGAGCAGCGTCTCGAAGGTCTGGTCAACGGCACCTTCGCCAAGGTGTTCAAGTCCGAGGTCCAGCCCGTGGAGATCGCCGGAGCACTGCAGCGCGAGTGCGACAACAACGCCACGATCTGGAACCGCGACCGGACCGTCGTACCCAACGACTTCATCGTGGAGCTGAGCACGCCGGACTTCGAGCGCCTCAGCCCCTACTCCGGCCAGCTCGGCGACGAGCTCGCCGGGATGGTGCGCGACTACGCCAAGCAGCAGCGCTACACCTTCATGGGACCCATCAAGGTCCACCTGGAGAAGGCGGACGACCTCGACACCGGTCTCTACCGGGTGCGCAGCCGTACGCTCGCCTCCTCCACCGACCAGCAGGCACCCGAGCGCGCCCCGGCGGGCCCGCCCCCCGGCCGACCCGGTGGCTACGGCTATCCGGCAGCCGCACCGAGCGCGGGTCCCACGGGCGCTCCCCCGATGCCGTCCGCGCCGCCGCCCGGCGTGCGCCCCGGCCCCTCGCCGATGGGCTCACGGCCCGGCGCGGCTCCGGGCCCGGCAGCCGGCGGCCGCATGCGGCACTGGATCGAGGTCAATGGCGCCCGCCATCAGATCTCCCGCCCGACGCTGGTGCTGGGTCGCAGCACCGAAGCCGACGTGCGGATCGACGACCCCGGCGTATCGCGCCGGCACTGTGAGATCCGGACCGGAACGCCCTCGACGATCCAGGATCTCGGGTCCACCAACGGCATCGTGGTGGACGGGCAGCACACCACCCGCGCTACGCTCCGCGACGGCTCGCGGATCGTCGTGGGCAGCACCACCATCATTTACCGGCAAGCCGAAGGGTGA
- a CDS encoding sensor histidine kinase — translation MSSTTAPTAPTSTTAPTSPTSPVSAVTAAIPLVGSGFGEALHEGLVRAAARMSSRPGHSPLMSSTTTLGSWETGAVLDRFAARLPTALAPAEAEVPTLLTTLTEFARTALARAADTTPAPIPIAPPAASPHQVAAAVALLLECALLHVLENGIAHHESALPRAVAVVRRLGEVVREAGEGMWSGDDGRGERRRLARQLHDELGGALSLARLSLDAAATCAPVRTGSPTPDSPGVVAAHLATAQSALAAAARENQALIDGVRHRADLPPLREALEAFLAGPRPRDGRRVQASVEVIGDEWTLSERHREETFLALREALRDRLARSGARRVDTVVRITRRWLYAKVTDDGHGPAAGSAGSADSARALRSLTDRVEDLGGRTGITPGTPTGTLLEIHLPLRRHP, via the coding sequence ATGAGCAGCACGACCGCCCCCACCGCGCCCACCTCCACGACAGCGCCGACCTCACCGACCAGCCCGGTCTCCGCTGTCACCGCGGCCATCCCCCTGGTCGGCAGTGGATTCGGCGAAGCCCTGCACGAGGGCCTGGTCCGCGCGGCGGCCCGGATGTCGTCCCGCCCGGGCCACTCCCCCCTCATGTCGTCCACCACCACCCTGGGGTCCTGGGAGACCGGCGCCGTCCTGGACCGCTTCGCCGCCCGCCTCCCCACCGCACTCGCCCCCGCCGAGGCGGAAGTGCCCACCCTGCTCACCACGCTGACGGAGTTCGCCCGCACCGCCCTGGCCCGCGCCGCGGACACCACCCCCGCACCCATCCCCATCGCCCCGCCCGCCGCCTCCCCGCACCAGGTGGCCGCCGCGGTCGCCCTGCTCCTCGAGTGCGCCCTCCTGCACGTCCTGGAGAACGGCATCGCGCACCACGAGAGCGCGCTGCCCCGCGCGGTCGCGGTCGTCCGGCGCCTCGGCGAGGTCGTCCGGGAGGCAGGGGAGGGCATGTGGTCCGGCGACGACGGCCGCGGCGAGCGCCGCCGGCTGGCCCGGCAGCTGCACGACGAACTGGGCGGCGCCCTGTCCCTCGCCCGACTCAGCCTCGACGCCGCCGCGACCTGCGCTCCCGTCAGGACCGGCTCACCCACGCCTGACTCTCCCGGCGTCGTCGCGGCCCACCTCGCCACCGCCCAAAGCGCACTGGCCGCCGCGGCCAGGGAGAACCAGGCGCTCATCGACGGCGTGCGCCACCGCGCCGACCTGCCGCCCCTGCGCGAGGCCCTGGAGGCCTTCCTCGCGGGCCCCCGTCCCCGCGACGGCCGCCGTGTCCAGGCCTCCGTCGAGGTCATCGGTGACGAGTGGACCCTCTCCGAGCGGCACCGGGAGGAGACCTTCCTCGCTCTGCGCGAGGCCCTGCGCGACCGCCTGGCCCGCTCGGGCGCGCGCCGCGTGGACACCGTCGTACGCATCACCAGGCGCTGGCTGTACGCGAAGGTGACCGACGACGGCCACGGCCCCGCGGCGGGCTCCGCCGGCTCCGCCGATTCCGCGCGGGCCCTGCGCTCCCTCACCGACCGCGTCGAGGACCTCGGCGGCCGGACCGGCATCACCCCGGGCACCCCCACCGGCACCCTGCTGGAGATCCATCTGCCCCTGCGCAGACACCCCTGA
- a CDS encoding TetR/AcrR family transcriptional regulator produces the protein MQTRSEQTRQALVRAAAELIANGRLSDAGLVNICRRAGVSRGALYHHFSSTAELTAAVYEQAHERVVALMDEAFEGPVEDAPERLLVALCEALRTEELVRAGIQLAVDGSADPPRLRDDVLALVRRRVVDAHRDVVPAPEDLADLAVVVAAGLESLGHTDAEWWDPKTSKRLWVLLRPLFSLAGEGLAGEERRVGSGSEAG, from the coding sequence ATGCAGACCCGGTCCGAACAGACCCGTCAGGCTCTCGTCCGTGCCGCGGCGGAACTGATAGCGAACGGCCGGCTCTCCGATGCGGGACTGGTCAACATCTGTCGCCGGGCCGGGGTGAGCCGGGGGGCTCTCTATCACCACTTCTCCTCCACCGCGGAGTTGACGGCCGCGGTGTACGAGCAGGCGCACGAGCGGGTCGTCGCGCTGATGGACGAGGCCTTCGAGGGGCCCGTGGAGGATGCCCCGGAGCGCCTCCTGGTCGCCCTGTGCGAGGCGTTGCGTACGGAGGAACTGGTCCGGGCCGGCATACAGCTGGCGGTGGACGGGTCGGCGGACCCGCCTCGGTTGCGTGACGACGTACTGGCATTGGTGCGCAGGCGCGTGGTCGACGCGCACCGGGACGTCGTGCCGGCGCCGGAGGATCTGGCCGACCTGGCGGTGGTGGTGGCCGCGGGGCTGGAGTCGCTCGGGCACACGGACGCGGAGTGGTGGGACCCCAAGACGTCCAAGCGGTTGTGGGTGTTGCTGCGCCCGTTGTTCTCGTTGGCCGGGGAGGGGCTGGCGGGAGAGGAACGACGGGTGGGGAGCGGGTCCGAGGCGGGCTGA
- a CDS encoding ScbR family autoregulator-binding transcription factor produces MATQERGTRSRHSILESAARVFDERGYDAASTNDILARTGLTRGALYHHFPSKEAIAVALVTAHSEALVVPDQAVKLQAVIDLTLEFAQRLQRDPVLRASVRLAVEQTSFSRPPQTAYEQSGAAILALLRQAEEQGEILPGVDIQEATSTIVGAFTGLQLMSQVYSNREDLPERIGAFWRFMLPGLATPGMLGRLRTIPPPARETA; encoded by the coding sequence ATGGCCACACAAGAGCGCGGGACGAGGTCGAGGCACTCGATCCTGGAGTCCGCGGCCCGCGTGTTCGACGAGCGCGGCTACGACGCGGCGAGCACCAACGACATCCTGGCCCGGACGGGCCTCACTCGAGGAGCGCTTTACCACCACTTCCCCTCCAAGGAAGCGATCGCCGTGGCCCTCGTGACCGCGCACAGCGAGGCGCTGGTGGTGCCGGACCAGGCGGTGAAGCTCCAGGCCGTCATCGACCTCACCCTGGAGTTCGCCCAGCGTCTCCAGCGCGATCCGGTGCTACGGGCCAGCGTGCGGCTCGCCGTCGAGCAGACGTCGTTCTCGCGGCCGCCGCAGACGGCGTACGAGCAGTCCGGCGCCGCCATACTCGCTCTGCTGCGGCAGGCCGAGGAGCAGGGCGAGATCCTGCCGGGCGTGGACATCCAGGAAGCCACGTCGACCATCGTCGGCGCCTTCACCGGCCTGCAGTTGATGTCCCAGGTCTACAGCAACCGCGAGGACCTGCCGGAACGCATCGGTGCGTTCTGGCGCTTCATGCTGCCCGGCCTGGCCACGCCCGGCATGCTCGGCCGCCTCCGCACCATCCCGCCGCCGGCCCGCGAGACGGCCTGA
- a CDS encoding response regulator transcription factor, protein MNRQAVDLLDARSQRNLPHRPTIPQPGRAVAPQTAADHPGPPAGALRVLVVENDVRAADSLVQGLLRQGYAAQSVATGTKALQAHRDADLLLLDLDLPDLDGLEVCRGIRAVCDTPVIAVTARGSELDRVLGLQAGSDDYLVKPYGFRELLARMEAVMRRVRQQPAAAQVITHGPLRIDVGTRVATLHGKPVDLTRKEFDLLHLLASQPGTVMPRRQLMAQVWDDTWSHRGRTIDTHVSSLRGKLGSSSWIITVRGVGFRLGHP, encoded by the coding sequence ATGAATCGGCAAGCCGTGGATCTACTCGACGCCCGATCGCAGCGCAATCTTCCGCACCGCCCCACGATTCCCCAGCCCGGGCGGGCCGTTGCCCCACAGACGGCCGCCGACCACCCCGGCCCCCCGGCCGGCGCACTGCGCGTCCTGGTCGTAGAAAACGACGTCAGGGCCGCCGACTCCCTCGTCCAGGGCCTGCTGCGGCAGGGGTACGCCGCGCAGAGCGTGGCCACCGGCACCAAGGCGCTCCAGGCGCACCGCGATGCCGATCTCCTCCTGCTCGACCTGGACCTGCCCGACCTGGACGGGCTCGAGGTGTGCCGGGGCATCCGAGCGGTCTGCGACACCCCGGTCATCGCCGTCACCGCGCGCGGCTCCGAGCTCGACAGGGTGCTCGGACTGCAGGCCGGCTCGGACGACTACCTGGTCAAGCCGTACGGCTTCCGCGAGTTGCTGGCCCGGATGGAGGCGGTGATGCGCCGGGTGCGTCAACAGCCCGCCGCCGCCCAGGTCATCACCCACGGGCCGCTGCGCATCGACGTCGGCACCCGGGTGGCCACGCTGCACGGGAAGCCGGTGGACCTGACCCGCAAGGAGTTCGACCTGCTGCACTTACTGGCCTCGCAGCCCGGCACCGTCATGCCGCGACGCCAGCTCATGGCGCAGGTCTGGGACGACACCTGGTCCCACCGCGGGCGCACCATCGACACCCACGTCAGCAGCCTGCGCGGCAAGCTCGGTTCGAGCAGTTGGATCATCACCGTACGCGGTGTCGGTTTTCGGCTCGGCCACCCCTGA
- a CDS encoding ScbA/BarX family gamma-butyrolactone biosynthesis protein, producing the protein MSYTTSTRVSVEDDVATVGTSASRTASRPAARTAVQPAVQTSAQASAQASVQTATRTLTPRLTTTVPREYVHRAAVSEVLLTGWEAAAEPAGPDPDEFAVSAQWPRSHSFFTQSGGYQDPMLLIESVRQIGSLLAHAEFGVPFGHQFLMWDMFFSTSPELLVADAVPTEVELRTVCRDIVRRGRVLGGMRYDVTVLRDGRALATAGAAFSCTSPAVHRRLRAGRPTTTDRVVPPAIDPAAVGHADDRHVLLAEPGSASGSGDRWELRVDTAHPTFFDHPVDHIPGMVLLEAARQAGLVSTGMPDALLLGLKSNFARYAEFDAPCWIEPQAEPHGTEGGVLVRVRGTQHAETVFTAELVLSPRGR; encoded by the coding sequence ATGTCGTACACCACCTCCACCCGTGTGTCCGTCGAAGACGACGTCGCGACGGTGGGCACCAGCGCCTCACGAACCGCCTCACGACCCGCTGCCCGAACCGCTGTTCAACCCGCCGTTCAGACCTCTGCCCAGGCCTCTGCCCAAGCCTCCGTTCAGACCGCCACGCGAACTCTGACGCCGCGGCTGACCACGACGGTTCCGCGCGAGTACGTCCATCGCGCCGCCGTCTCGGAGGTGTTGCTGACCGGCTGGGAGGCCGCCGCCGAGCCAGCCGGACCCGACCCGGACGAATTCGCGGTCAGCGCCCAATGGCCGCGCAGCCACTCCTTCTTCACCCAGTCCGGCGGCTACCAGGACCCGATGCTCCTGATCGAGTCCGTCCGCCAGATCGGTTCCCTGCTCGCGCACGCGGAGTTCGGCGTCCCCTTCGGGCACCAGTTCCTGATGTGGGACATGTTCTTCAGCACCTCCCCCGAACTCCTCGTCGCGGACGCCGTCCCCACGGAGGTCGAACTGCGCACGGTCTGCCGCGACATCGTCCGCAGGGGCCGGGTGCTCGGCGGTATGCGCTACGACGTCACCGTGCTGCGCGACGGAAGGGCGCTGGCCACCGCCGGCGCCGCGTTCAGCTGCACCAGTCCCGCCGTCCACCGCAGGCTGCGCGCCGGCCGGCCCACCACCACCGACCGCGTCGTGCCGCCCGCGATCGACCCGGCCGCGGTGGGCCACGCCGACGACCGGCACGTGCTGCTCGCCGAGCCCGGATCGGCCTCCGGCAGCGGCGACCGCTGGGAACTGCGCGTCGACACCGCCCATCCCACCTTCTTCGACCACCCCGTCGATCACATACCGGGCATGGTCCTGCTGGAAGCCGCCCGGCAGGCCGGCCTCGTGTCGACCGGGATGCCGGACGCCCTCCTGCTGGGTCTCAAGAGCAACTTCGCGCGCTACGCCGAGTTCGACGCGCCCTGCTGGATCGAGCCGCAGGCCGAACCGCACGGTACGGAGGGCGGCGTACTGGTGCGGGTGCGCGGTACGCAGCACGCTGAGACCGTCTTCACCGCCGAGCTCGTCCTGAGCCCGCGCGGCCGCTGA
- a CDS encoding NAD-dependent epimerase/dehydratase family protein, which translates to MPTILITGAAGFVGGHVIREAARYRADLRLMSHRSPLLGSGPPTQEGPAGHDGARVVRADLTDPASLRGVCDGVDVLIHCASRIGGGVEANEAVNARGTAALVEEARRAGVARIVQLSTASVYGRGTFRGARPEELRRNPGSPTSRTRAAAEDTVLAAGGVVLRPHLVYGEGDRWVVPGLTRMLRVLPGTVEGWPARSSVIAVPELAALLVASALAPAADLTASIYHATHPEPLPVDTLLRAVAECTGADRPDRELTVDRARAVLAENGVPPSGLDMFTTDHVFDSTPLWSDLRRAPGAGFDTDFPLAAPWYRKALRDG; encoded by the coding sequence GTGCCCACCATCCTGATCACCGGCGCCGCCGGCTTCGTCGGCGGACACGTCATCCGTGAAGCGGCCCGGTACCGGGCCGACTTGAGGCTCATGTCCCATCGCAGTCCCCTGCTCGGCTCCGGTCCCCCGACCCAGGAGGGTCCTGCGGGCCATGACGGTGCTCGCGTCGTTCGGGCCGATCTGACCGACCCCGCGTCCTTGCGCGGGGTGTGCGACGGCGTCGACGTCCTGATCCACTGCGCCTCGCGGATCGGCGGCGGCGTCGAGGCCAACGAGGCCGTCAACGCCCGTGGCACGGCGGCGCTCGTCGAGGAAGCGCGCCGCGCGGGGGTTGCGCGCATCGTCCAGCTGAGCACCGCGTCCGTCTACGGCCGTGGCACCTTCCGCGGCGCCCGGCCCGAAGAACTGCGCCGCAACCCGGGCTCGCCCACGTCGCGCACCCGGGCCGCGGCCGAGGACACCGTTCTCGCGGCCGGCGGTGTCGTCCTGCGCCCGCACCTGGTGTACGGGGAGGGCGACAGGTGGGTGGTGCCCGGCCTGACCCGGATGCTGCGCGTGCTGCCCGGCACGGTGGAGGGCTGGCCCGCCCGGAGCTCCGTGATCGCCGTACCCGAACTGGCCGCGCTGCTGGTGGCCAGCGCGCTCGCTCCCGCCGCCGACCTGACCGCCTCCATCTACCACGCCACCCACCCGGAGCCCCTCCCCGTGGACACTCTTCTGCGGGCGGTCGCCGAGTGCACCGGGGCCGACCGGCCTGACCGGGAACTGACCGTCGACCGAGCCCGGGCGGTCCTGGCCGAGAACGGCGTACCTCCGTCCGGACTCGACATGTTCACCACCGACCACGTCTTCGACAGCACCCCGCTCTGGTCCGACCTGCGTCGCGCACCCGGCGCCGGTTTCGACACCGATTTCCCCCTCGCGGCGCCCTGGTACCGCAAGGCCCTGCGGGACGGTTGA
- a CDS encoding acetyl/propionyl/methylcrotonyl-CoA carboxylase subunit alpha: protein MRKVLIANRGEIAVRVARACRDAGIASVAVYAEPDRDASHVRAADEAFALGGDTPATSYLDIAKVLQAAKDSGADAIHPGYGFLSENAEFAQAVLDAGLTWIGPPPQAIRDLGDKVAARHIAQRAGAPLVAGTPDPVNGADEVVAFAKEHGLPIAIKAAFGGGGRGLKVARTLEEVPELYDSAVREAVAAFGRGECFVERYLDKPRHVETQCLADTHGNVVVVSTRDCSLQRRHQKLVEEAPAPFLSDAQVAELYSSSKAILKEAGYVGAGTVEFLVGMDGTISFLEVNTRLQVEHPVTEEVAGIDLVREMFRIADGEELGYGDPALRGHSFEFRINGEDPGRGFLPAPGTVSTFAPPSGPGVRLDAGVQCGSVIGPAWDSLLAKLIVTGATREQALQRAARALEEFEIGGMATALPFHRAVVKDPAFAPELTGSADPFTVHTRWIETEFANDIPAFTHPAEVAEAEGEPGRESVVVEVGGKRLEVSLPSSLGMSLARTGLAAGAKPKRRAARRSGPVASGDTLASPMQGTIVKVAVEEGQEVKEGDLVVVLEAMKMEQPLNAHRSGIVKSLTAEVGASVAAGAAMCEITS from the coding sequence GTGCGCAAGGTGCTCATCGCCAACCGTGGCGAAATCGCTGTCCGCGTGGCCCGGGCGTGCCGGGATGCCGGGATCGCGAGCGTTGCCGTGTATGCGGAACCAGACAGGGACGCGTCGCATGTCCGGGCGGCGGACGAGGCGTTCGCTTTGGGCGGTGACACCCCCGCCACCAGCTACCTGGACATCGCCAAGGTCCTCCAGGCCGCCAAGGACTCCGGCGCGGACGCCATCCACCCGGGCTACGGCTTCCTGTCGGAGAACGCCGAGTTCGCCCAGGCGGTCCTGGACGCCGGCCTGACCTGGATCGGCCCGCCTCCGCAGGCCATCCGCGACCTCGGCGACAAGGTCGCCGCCCGCCACATCGCCCAGCGCGCCGGCGCCCCCCTCGTCGCGGGCACCCCCGACCCGGTGAACGGCGCCGACGAGGTCGTCGCCTTCGCCAAGGAGCACGGGCTGCCGATCGCGATCAAGGCCGCCTTCGGCGGCGGCGGACGCGGCCTGAAGGTCGCCCGCACCCTCGAAGAGGTCCCCGAGCTCTACGACTCCGCCGTGCGTGAGGCGGTCGCCGCGTTCGGCCGCGGCGAGTGCTTCGTCGAGCGCTACCTCGACAAGCCCCGCCACGTCGAGACCCAGTGCCTGGCCGACACCCACGGCAACGTCGTCGTCGTCTCCACCCGCGACTGCTCCCTCCAGCGCCGCCACCAGAAACTGGTGGAAGAGGCCCCCGCGCCGTTCCTGTCGGACGCCCAGGTGGCGGAGCTGTACTCCTCCTCCAAGGCGATCCTCAAGGAGGCCGGTTACGTCGGCGCCGGCACCGTGGAGTTCCTCGTCGGCATGGACGGCACGATCTCCTTCCTCGAGGTCAACACCCGCCTCCAGGTCGAGCACCCCGTCACCGAGGAAGTCGCCGGCATCGACCTCGTCCGCGAGATGTTCCGCATCGCCGACGGCGAGGAACTCGGCTACGGCGACCCCGCCCTGCGCGGCCACTCCTTCGAGTTCCGCATCAACGGCGAAGACCCCGGCCGGGGTTTCCTCCCGGCCCCCGGCACGGTCTCCACCTTCGCGCCGCCCTCCGGCCCCGGCGTCCGCCTGGACGCGGGTGTGCAGTGCGGCAGCGTGATCGGTCCGGCCTGGGACTCCCTGCTCGCCAAGCTGATCGTCACCGGCGCCACCCGCGAGCAGGCGCTCCAGCGCGCCGCCCGCGCCCTCGAGGAGTTCGAGATCGGCGGGATGGCCACCGCGCTTCCTTTCCACCGCGCGGTCGTCAAGGATCCGGCCTTCGCCCCCGAACTGACCGGCTCCGCCGACCCGTTCACGGTCCACACCCGCTGGATCGAGACCGAGTTCGCCAATGACATCCCGGCCTTCACCCACCCCGCCGAGGTGGCGGAGGCGGAGGGCGAGCCGGGCCGCGAGTCCGTCGTCGTCGAGGTCGGCGGCAAGCGCCTCGAGGTCTCGCTGCCGTCCTCGCTGGGCATGTCCCTGGCCCGCACCGGCCTCGCGGCCGGCGCCAAGCCCAAGCGCCGCGCGGCGAGGAGGTCGGGCCCGGTCGCCTCCGGTGACACGCTCGCCTCGCCCATGCAGGGCACGATCGTCAAGGTCGCGGTCGAGGAGGGCCAGGAGGTCAAGGAGGGCGACCTCGTCGTCGTCCTGGAGGCCATGAAGATGGAACAGCCCCTCAACGCCCACCGCTCGGGGATCGTCAAGAGCCTCACCGCCGAAGTGGGCGCGTCCGTCGCCGCGGGCGCCGCCATGTGCGAAATCACCAGCTGA
- a CDS encoding TcmI family type II polyketide cyclase, which translates to MYSTLIVARMDPGSSVDVAKIFGDFDDTEMPHRMGTRRRQLFQYRGLYFHLQDFDADNGGELIQHARHDPRFIQISEDLKPFIEAYDPATWRSPADAMATRFYNWEASA; encoded by the coding sequence ATGTACAGCACGCTGATTGTGGCTCGGATGGATCCCGGGTCGAGCGTCGACGTCGCGAAGATTTTCGGTGATTTCGACGACACGGAAATGCCGCACCGCATGGGCACGCGCCGGCGCCAGCTCTTCCAGTACCGGGGTCTGTACTTCCACCTCCAGGACTTCGACGCGGACAACGGCGGCGAGCTGATCCAGCACGCCCGGCACGACCCCCGCTTCATACAGATCAGCGAGGACCTGAAGCCGTTCATCGAGGCGTACGACCCGGCCACCTGGCGCTCCCCGGCCGACGCGATGGCCACACGCTTCTACAACTGGGAGGCGTCCGCGTGA